The following are from one region of the Zymoseptoria tritici IPO323 chromosome 13, whole genome shotgun sequence genome:
- the MAT1-1 gene encoding MAT1-1 mating type-1 protein (mating type protein MAT-1, with conserved DNA binding domain alpha box, transcription factor involved in sexual compatibility process), with protein sequence MPHLRIPLLPHFHHTQTIGATTVDMAAAVSAQEMALYLTGCTQEQRDQFNEMLQQINSQASSLNMGTTLVHSGVTKNTKRKGKLTKADLASIGPPKRPLNSWMAFRNFYIPLMLGVPQKCVSKTMTMLWSNDLFKAKWALLSKAYSVARGTRAKIDVPLSGFFALCAPLVGVIPPQDYLGMLGWQMTAPRPGETVSFVILNFVAFQTDLIPDAMPPPHLHPRFRSVLPAHQVHHTHRGRSRQDLLRRRLRRRGRRLLARHERSRFSHHGVQARHHRGRCPEGLQANSRPTGPQDAR encoded by the exons ATGCCGCATTTGCGCATCCCTTTGTTACCACACTTTCATCACACCCAAACAATCGGAGCCACTACCGTCGACATGGCTGCCGCCGTGTCAGCGCAAGAGATGGCTCTCTATCTCACTGGGTGTACTCAGGAGCAGCGTGATCAGTTCAACGAAATGCTGCAGCAGATCAACAGCCAGGCCTCCTCCCTCAATATGGGCACAACTCTCGTCCATTCTGGCGTGACCAAGAACACCAAGAGGAAGGGCAAGCTGACCAAGGCCGATCTGGCGTCCATCGGACCACCGAAGCGTCCGCTCAACTCGTGGATGGCATTTCGCA ACTTCTACATTCCTCTTATGCTGGGCGTTCCGCAGAAGTGTGTCTCCAAGACGATGACTATGTTGTGGTCCAACGATCTTTTCAAGGCAAAGTG GGCTCTCCTGTCCAAGGCCTACAGTGTCGCTCGCGGCACTCGCGCCAAAATCGATGTTCCGCTTTCTGGCTTCTTCGCACTGTGCGCTCCACTTGTGGGCGTCATCCCACCACAGGACTACTTGGGCATGTTGGGATGGCAGATGACCGCACCGAGACCCGGCGAGACTGTAAGCTTCGTGATATTGAATTTTGTTGCATTCCAGACTGACCTCATCCCAGACGCCATGCCTCCTCCGCATCTTCACCCCAGATTTCGATCAGTTCTCCCAGCACATCAAGTACACCACACTCACCGTGGACGATCTCGTCAAGACCTGCTACGCCGCAGGTTACGTCGTCGCGGACGACGACTCCTCGCCAGGCATGAGCGCTCAAGGTTCTCTCACCATGGTGTCCAAGCCCGCCACCACCGCGGTCGCTGCCCCGAAGGCCTCCAAGCCAACTCCCGCCCCACTGGGCCGCAAGATGCTCGCTAA